Below is a genomic region from Paenibacillus rhizovicinus.
TGCCCGCCCCAATAAAAATTAGTCCCATAGACTCATTTTTGTGGCGATACTTTTGACCTATAAGCAGCATGGCATATACGCCTGACATCGACAGTGCAATTTGCAATAGCGGATGAAAAACGTTAAAATAAAGAACAACAAAGCAAATCAAGGAAAAAATTCCAAATGTAAGGAGCCACTGTTTCGCCGAAGCTCCCTTAACGACAACCGCTGCTCTACCCGTGAATGTCGTCGGCGTACGGGTTTCCCCTTCGTCCAAATACAAATTAAGCAGGAAATCGCAATATTGCTCGGGCAGCAATTTCGTTCGCTGCCAATGTTCGATTTCTTTCACAATCGCTCTGCGGCGTTCCTGATCCATATCGGCCTGTTGTCCCTCACTTTGAACGTGGTGATGGCATGCTTGAAGCTATAGCGGTGCAGCACTGAACTTCCAAAAAAGACCTTGCTGCTTGCGCAGTAAGGTCTCGAAGGTTATTCTAGGAAATCCTTCAGCCGCTTGCTGCGGGAAGGGTGACGAAGTTTACGAAGCGCTTTTGCCTCGATTTGACGAATCCGTTCACGGGTGACGCCGAACACTTTGCCGACTTCTTCCAAGGTGCGCGTACGGCCGTCATCGAGTCCGAAGCGAAGGCGAAGCACGTTTTCTTCACGCTCGGTGAGCGTATCCAGCACGTCCTCCAGCTGTTCCTTCAAGAGCTCGTAAGCCGCCGCATCCGCCGGAGCAAGCGCCTCTTGATCCTCGATAAAGTCGCCCAAATGCGAATCGTCTTCTTCCCCGATCGGAGTCTCGAGCGAAACCGGCTCCTGCGCGATTTTCATGATCTCCCGAACCTTCTCGGTGCTCAGATCCATTTCCGCCGCAATCTCTTCCGGGCTCGGCTCGCGGCCCAGCTCCTGAAGCAATTGACGGGATACCCGAACGAGCTTGTTGATCGTTTCGACCATGTGAACCGGAATCCGGATCGTACGCGCTTGGTCCGCGATGGCGCGCGTGATCGCTTGTCTGATCCACCAAGTTGCGTACGTACTGAATTTATAACCCTTCGTATGGTCGAACTTCTCAACTGCTTTGATCAAGCCCATGTTACCCTCTTGAATCAAATCCAAGAAGAGCATGCCGCGTCCAACGTAACGTTTCGCGATGCTGACGACGAGCCTGAGGTTTGCTTCAGCCAGTCTGCGTTTGGCTTCTTCGTCGCCATGCTCGATGCGTTTCGCCAGTTCGACTTCGTCATCGGCAGACAAGAGCGGTACGCGGCCGATTTCTTTCAGGTACATCCGTACCGGATCGTTTATTTTAATGCCGGGCGGTAGCGCCAAGTCATCATCGAAGTTGAAGTCGTCATGCTCGCGTTCCTGATCATCCCGGTTGCTTATCGGAAGATCGTCGTTCTCGTTCACGACTTCAATGCCGATATCGTCAAGCTGTTCAAAAAACTCATCGATTTGTTCCGGATCCTGATCGAACGGTGAAAGCTTCTCCATAATTTCTTTGTACGTAAGGGAGGATCTCTTTTTACCGTGTTCAATCAGCTGTTCTTTGACGAGTTCCAGCTTCTGTTCAGTATCCAATTCAGTATGTTGATCATTCGCCATATTCCGACTCCCTCCTCCCTAGAACGATCATCCTACCGACCTTTAAGCTGTCTCTCTAGGGCTATAATCTCACTTGCAATTTGTGCCGCTTTCAGCATGTCTCCCGACCGTTCCGCACGCACCATGGCTTCTTTTTTCTGTTCGATCTCGCGAAGCTTAGGTACTTTAACGATTTCATTCACGTAATCGTCGAGCAGCTGCTCGTCGAATGGCATGTCATCGTCCATCATCAAGATGGAAGCGGCGGCCCGTTCGAGACGGTCATCCTGGAGCGATGCAATAAACCGGCTAACATCCGGATCATGGCCTTGCGCATAATAAGCGTATAAGTAAGCAGCAAGCGCTGCGTGATCCTCGACATGAAAAGCTTCTCCAAGCTTTTGGTGCACGGAATTCGCGATGTCCGCGCTTTGCAGCATTTGCGCAAGAAGCTTGCGTTCGGCTACCTGATACGCGGGCATGACGTGCGGTGCAGAGGATGTACGACGGTTTTCACGGTTTTCATTCCTACCATTATTCCACGAATTGTCGTTATTATCCCTTTGCGGTTTCATTTTTTGAAGCTGCTGCCGCTGCGCAAAACAGTCTTGCTTCAATGAATCCAAAGACATATCGAACTCGCGGGACAGCTCTTTCAAATAAAATTCCCGCTCAGTCGGTGAATCCAGTACAGCAATGATGCGCACGGCTTCAAGCAAGTAATTTTTCTGTCCCTCTTCTTCTAGGAGTATATGGTTTTTCTTTGCATATAGTAATTTAAATTTTGTAGCCGAAACCGGATGTTCGATTACCTCTCGCATGAACGCCTGCGCGCCCTGCTGTTCGATATATTCATCCGGATCCATGCCTTTGGGCAGCAGCGCTACCTGCACCCTCAGCCCCGCTTTCTCCAAAATCGGAATCGTCTTCAGCGCCGCGGCTTGTCCGGCATTGTCACCGTCGTAACAAATGACGGCATCGTCCGCATTGCGCTGCAAAACCGCCGCGTGCTCTTCGGTCAAAGACGTGCCCATGGAAGCGACTCCGTTGTGAACGCCGGCGCTCCAAGCTTTGATGACATCCATATAACCTTCAAAAAGCACGACTCGCCTGCTCTTGCGAAGCGCGACCCTGGCTTGGTTAAAGTTATACAGATTCCGGCTTTTGTTGAACAGCATCGTCTCCGGAGAGTTCAAATACTTGGGCTGTCCCTCTCCGAGCATCCTTCCGGCGAACGCAATGACTTTGCCGTCGCGGTTCCAAATCGGAAACATGATTCGATCCCGGAAGCGGTCGATATACCCGCTCTTGTCTTGCTTTCCGATCAGCAGTCCGCCCTTCTCCATCAAAGAAGAGTCGAACTCCCGTTTCTCCAGAAAGCGTGCAATCAAATCCCATTCCGGAGGCGCATAGCCAATTAGAAATTGATCGATCTGCTTATCCGTCACGCCGCGTTCCCGCAAATACTTCAACGCAGGCTGACCGTGCGTCGTATTCATCAGCAGATAATGATACATCTTGGCAGCCAGTTCATGGGCTTGAACCAGCTTGTCGCGTTCTCCGTTGCCTTCGTTCCTTGCCCCATCCTGCGAACCGGACCATGCCATCGGAATTCCGGCTTCTTCCGCCATGACGCGAATAGCTTCGGGAAACGAATACTCTTCGATTTCCTCGATGAACTTAATGGCGTTGCCGCCTTTGCCGCACCCGTAACAATAGAAGATTCCCTTCTCCGGGGTGACCGTAAACGACGGCGACTTCTCAGAATGAAACGGGCAAAGCCCTTTCAAGTATTTCCCGTGCTTCGAGAGGTGAACGTACTTTCCTACCGTTTCGACGATATCGTGATGCTTCAGCACCGCTTCAATGACGGAATCCGGTATTTTCTCGTAAGCCATATACTTCACCTTCATCCTAAATGACAAGTAATACTATTCGCTACGGTTCAGCATTTTCCTGCCGAGATTCCAAAACTTTTGTCAGCTTTTGCTGAAAACGGATTCGGTCTTCGTCCGTCATCGCTTTGGGTCCCTTCGTTCTTCCGCCTCCCCGGCGCCGCTTCGCAAGCTCGTGCCTGCGCTCCATCAAGTAGTCGATGTTGCTGTCGTCGTATTGCTGCCCTCGGCAAGACAAGGCAATGGATCCTTTAGCAAGCACGATCGTTGCCAAGCCAAAGTCCTGCGTCACAACGATATCGCCGCGCTTAATGTGATTAGCAATGTACAGATCAACGGATTGGTCGCTTCGGTCGACTTGCATAATCGATACGCCGTTCTCGGCCTGCAGCCGATGATCATGCGATGCTACCATAAGAACCGGCACGCCGTGAGTTCGAGCAATTTCGACAATTTCCCGTTTCACCGGACAAGCGTCCGCGTCGACTACAATCGTTGGAATCGCCGTCAAATTTGCACCACCGTATCCTCATGTAACTTCCGTACTATTATATACGGCAAATAACCAAAAAATCCTGCATATCGCCTTAAACGGATTCCACGTACTCCAAAATGAGGCTCGCGGTCTCTTCGACCGCTTTATGGGACACGTCGATGACCATGCATCCGATCTGTTCCATGATGGATGCCGCAAATTGCAGTTCGAATTCGATTCGCTCCGTCTTCGCGTAGGATGCGCTGTCCGGCAAGCCCAGCGCCTTCAGCCGCTCTTTCCGGATGCCGTTCAAGTAACGAACGTCGATCGTCAGCCCGACGACCTTCTCTTTCGGAATTTGAAACAGCTCGGGAGGCGGCCCGACCTCCGGAATCAAGGGCACGTTCGCGACTTTAAACTGCTTATGCGCCAAATACATAGAGAGCGGCGTCTTGGAGGTGCGCGAAACGCCGACAAGCACGATGTCTGCTTTCAATATCCCCGTCGTATCGCGCATATCGTCATACTTGACGGCAAATTCCACCGCCTCGACCTTGCGGAAATAGTTTTCGTCCAGCACATGGTTCAATCCCGGCTCTTGACGGGCCTTGCGTTCCGTCTTCTTCTCCAGGCTCTGGATGAGCGAACCAAGCAAATCGATCGCCGTGACTCCGTACTGTTCCGCAAGCTCGACCATTCGTTCGCGCAAGCCGGGAAGAACAAGGGTGTATAACATGATGGCGTTATGCTCTTTAGCCAGTCGGACGAATCGTTCCAGCGATGCTTCGTCATGCACGAACGGCGCGCGGCGGATATCGGTCTGGATGGGATGGAACTGGGCCACCGCAGCCCTGACGACAAGCTCGCCGGTATCGCCGGCGGAATCGGAAACGACATAAATAATCACTTCAGGCTGCGAATCGGCTGCCATTTCAATCCCCTCCTAATCGCTTTGAAACGCTAATCGTGACGGTAATTCAGTATTCCACAATGCGCGTGTTTCACGAAAGCTTTAATTAGTAACGCATTTTCGAGCGTTTTGTTTCGCACCGCACGTTGTGTTTGTTCCGCAAAGCAATTTCAAGCGGTTGTTTCGCTTCGCAAAAGCGCTTAGTTCCACAAGCACTTACCACAAATCTCTTGCCACAAAGCACTTACCAGACCAATTTCGCGAAATCCGCTACCTGCGTAACGCTTCCCGCGATCGACGCGAGCGTCGCCAAGCGGTTCTTTCTGACCGCTTCGTCTTCCGCCATGACCATGACAGAGTCGAAATACGCGTTGATCGGCGCCTTCAGCCCCGCCAGCTTAGCGATAGCCGCAGCTGCGTCGCCCTGCTGGACCAATCGCGTAACGTCATCGCGCACTGTCGTCCACGCGCTGTAAAGCGCTCCTTCTACATCGTCCGCGAACAGGCTTGGATCGACTTCGTTCGACGCTGCTGCCTTCGAGGCCAGGTTGCATACGCGGCCCAGCGCATCGACAACGGTCTTGAACTCTTCGCGGCGGTCGCCCGCGGCTGCGGCAGTTACAGCCGCCGCGCGATCGACCGTTTGGCGCAAATCGTTGTAGCCGACAGCCATGACCGCGTCAACGACATCGTAACGCACGCTTTGTTCCGTCAGCACGTTCTTCACGCGGAGGGCAAAGAACTCGTACAAGTCTTTACGCACTTCGTCCGCATTGCGTTTCATTCCGCGATCGCCGTGTACTTCCAGCGATAAATCGAACATCGTGCCGAGCGGCAGCTTCAAGCCGTGCGCCAGCACGATTTGAACGATACCGGCAGCTTGGCGGCGAAGCGCGTACGGATCTTGCGATCCCGTAGGAATGATGCCGATGGAGAAACAGCCGACGATCGTATCGATTTTGTCCGCCAAGCTGACGACAGCGCCAACGATGGAAGCCGGAGCGCGATCGCCGGCAAACCGCGGCTGGTAATGCTCGTTGATCGCCTTGGCAACGGCTTCGCGTTCGCCGGCTTTGCGCGCATAATCTTCGCCCATGATGCCTTGAAGCTCAGGGAATTCATAAACCATCTGCGTAACGAGATCGAATTTGCAAATCGCTGCCGTGCGTGTCGCATCCGCGGATGCTTCCGCGTCCATGCCGAGCGCACTCGCTAACTTGCCCGTTGTAGCAACGATCCGGCGAACTTTATCCGCTACCGTGCCGAGCTCTTCATGATAAACGATGTTCTCCAGCTTCGCCAGCGCATCGTTAATCGCAAGCTTCTGATCCTCGGCGTAGAAGAATTTAGCATCGGACAGGCGTGCGCGAAGCACCTTCTCATTCCCTTTCGCGACGTTCTCGATGGACGTCCGGTCGCCGTTGCGGACCGTTACGAAGTACGGAAGAAGCTTGCCGTTGCCGTCCAGCACCGGGAAGTAACGCTGATGCTCGCGCATCGACGTAATAAGCACTTCTTGCGGGATATTCAGGAACGATTCATCGAATGTACCGAACAGCACGTTCGGATATTCAACGAGGAATACGACTTCTTCCAGCAAATCTTCCTTGATCGCGATATGCCAGCCCTTCTCGGCAGCCAGCGCGTTGATTTGCCCGACGATCAGCGATTCGCGTTCCGCCGTATCCGCGATTACATGCTGTTCTTTCAGCCGGGACACGTAATCCGCAGGAGAAGGAATCTCCGTCTCCGTACCGAGGAAGCGATGACCGCGCGTCGTTCTGCCGCTCTGAACAGCCGTGATTTCAAGAGGCACGATCTCATCGCCGAACAGGGCGACAAGCCATTTGATCGGACGCACGAACCGCAGGTCATAGCTGCCCCAACGCATGTTTTTCGGGAACGACATCGACGTAATCAGCGATGTCAGCCCTTCTGGCAGCACATCGGCCGTTACCGTTCCGATGCTGCTCTTGTTGGCGTAGATATATTCAACGCCGCCCACTTCTTTGAAGAAGAAATCGCTAGGCTCCACGCCTTGGCTCCGGGCGAAACCGAGCGCGGCTTTGCTCCACTCGCCTTGCTCGCTCAGCGCGATTTTGCGGGATGGTCCCTTTACTTCCTCGCTCACGTCGGCTTGCTTCTCTTCAACGTCGCGAATCAACAACGCGATACGGCGCGGCGTGCCGTAGGCTTCGATTTCGCCGTGACCGATGCGGCTCGTTTCAAGCCACTTGGCGGTTTTCTCTTTCAATTGATTCATGGCGCCGCGCACGAAACGGGCCGGCACCTCTTCAAGTCCGATCTCCAGCAGCAAATCCTTAGCCATTGACGTTCACTCCTTTCTTCAGCAGCGGGAAGCCGAGGCGTTCGCGCTCTTCCAAATACGTAGCCGCGCAGGCACGCGCCAAGTTCCGGACGCGCATGATATAGCCTGTACGCTCCGTTACGCTGATTGCGCCGCGGGCATCCAGCAGGTTGAACGTATGGGAACATTTCAACACGTAGTCATAAGCCGGGAATACGAGTTTGTGCTCCATCGTCTTCTTCGCTTCTTCTTCGTACATGTTGAACAGCGAGAACAGCATCGCCGCGTCGGATGTTTCAAACGTATATTTGGAATGTTCGAATTCCGGCTGCAGGAATACGTCGCCGTAAGTGACGCCGTCTACCCACTCTAGATCGAACACATTTTCTTTCTCCTGAATGTAGGAAGCCAAACGCTCCATGCCGTAAGTAATTTCCACGGCGACCGGATTGGCATCGATGCCGCCGACTTGCTGGAAATACGTGAATTGCGTGATTTCCATGCCGTTCAGCCACACTTCCCAGCCAAGGCCCCAAGCGCCGAGCGTCGGCGATTCCCAGTTATCCTCAACGAAACGGATATCGTGATGAAGCGGATCGATGCCCAGACGTTTCAAGCTTTCCAAGTACAATTCTTGAATATTGTCCGGGGACGGTTTCAAAATCACTTGGAATTGGTGATGTTGATAAAGACGGTTCGGATTTTCCCCGTAACGGCCATCCGCGGGACGACGCGAAGGCTCCACGTACGCCACGTTCCACGGCTCAGGTCCGATCGAGCGCAGGAACGTCATCGGATTCATGGTTCCGGCGCCCTTCTCCGTATCATACGGCTGAACAAGAATGCAATTTTGTTCCGCCCAGAATTGCTGCAGCGTCAAAATCATGTTTTGAAAATTCATGTCCTTCTTCTCTCCTTTAGCGATAGTGAATCTGTGATCCCCTTGAAACTCTGATTCCTTCCGGTGCTTGCGACAAGCGGGAAAAACAAAAAAAGCTCCCGCCTCTACGTCTGGTCTCAGACATAGGGACGAAAGCTTGAGCTTCCGCGGTTCCACCCTACTTGGCTCTCGAACCTTCAGTCCGTCTTGCTTGAACGGACCGCGGCGAGAACCCGCTTTTCCACTTGCCTTAAACTCCGGAGCGCCTTTCATCGAACGTGTCCATCCGGGCTTCCACTACCCCCGGCTCGCTTGTTACGGACGACGAATGTCGACTACTTTCTCCATCATCGCTTGTTCATAATAACCTATCTTAGCAATTTCAGCTCTTCGTGTCAAACAAAGGGTGCCTCAGCATCTTTTAGATCGAGTAGCGGTCCATCTGGTCCAGAAACGAACGCGATTTCAGCGGAATTCCGATGTGCGCATCCATTAACAGCCGCATGGCTCCTTTAAGCTGCTGCTTCGTTTCATCCTTAACCTGGATGTTTCCGAGGCGTCTTAAATCCATCCGCTGATAGAGCCTAAGAAGCTTCAGCGCGCTTTCGCTCAGCGGGAACGCTTGCGCGTCCTTATACGTACAGCGGCTGCACAGCACTCCCCCGGCATGCGCGCTTAGCGCCATCGCCCCGACCGTATTCCCGCATGAGACGCATTCGCCGAATTCCGGTCCGTACCCTGCCGCTTGAAGAATTTTCATTTCGAATAATTGAATCGTAACTAATAAGTCCTTGCCTTCGGCGAACGCATTCAAACAGGCTTTCAACTGTTCGTATATAAAAGCGCTCGCATCCTCTTCCTGCAGCGCGCGGTCAACCAACTCCGCGGCATAGGAAGAATAGGCGGTTAAGTCCAGTTGTTCACGCAAAATATGGTGAGATTCGATAATCTCACCATGCGTCAATGTCCCCAGCCCGCTATTCCGAAAAAAAAGATACTCCCCATGCGTAAACAGCTGCGAAAGGGAGCCATGTCGGCTTTTAATCTTTTTCGCGCCGCGGATGATGACGCCGGCTTTGCCGTGCGTGTTCGTTAGCAGCGTGACGATTTTATTGCCTTCCCCGTAATCCATGCTGCGGATGACGATTCCTTCAACCCGCACCTGCATGAGCCTCTCCCCCAAACTCTCGCGTACGGCCTCCGAGTTGCCTCTTATGAAGTGCCGTCGCTTTCGGACGCTTCTTCCCCTTCTTCATCATGGGAATCGGCGTTTGTCTCTGCTTGCTGCTCCATCTCCCGGTAAAGCATGAAAGCTTCCACATCTCCGGTCAGCGTAAAATACTTCCACGAAAAATTTCGCATTCGTATTCATCCTTTCCGCGCTCAAGGTGAAACGGCCTTCGCCGTCCTGTCGGCCGGCGAAGCACGTTTCATTCCGGAATGTTGCTCACGGATTAGGATGCGATGTAGAGGGGCAGCTTATGCCCGCCAAAATATTGACATTTCAGGCGCGAAGCGGAATTAATCGTTGCGGAAGCCGAGGTCCTTGAGCACCCGCTCCTGGTTGCGCCAATCCTTCTTCACCTTGACCCACAGCTCGAGAAACACGCGCGAGCCGAGCAGCGTCTCGATGTCGCGGCGCGCTTCCTTGCCTACTTGCTTCAACAGTGCGCCCTGCTTGCCGATGACGATCCCTTTCTGGGAGTCGCGTTCGACGTAAATGACGGCGCCGATATAAACGACCCCGTTCTCCTGCACTTTCATGTCTTCGATCGCCACAGCGATGGAGTGCGGTACCTCCTCACGGGTCAGATGCAAGATCTTCTCGCGGACAAGCTCGGCGCAGACGAACTGCTCCGGATGGTCGGTTACTTGATCGGCCGGATAATATTGCGGTCCTTCGGGCAAGTAACCGGCAAGCACTTTAAGCAGCGTATTGACGTTATTGCCTTCGAGCGCGGAAATCGGAACGATCTCGGCAAAGTCATGCAGATCCTTATATTGCACGATGAGCGGAAGCAGCGCTTCCGGTTCGATCTTGTCGATTTTGTTCATGACGAGAATGATCGGCGTTTTGACTTTCTTCAGCGCTTCGATGATGAAGCGGTCGCCGCCGCCAAGTCCTTCGGATGCATCGATCAGAAACAATGCCGCATCGACTTCGCCTAACGTGCCGATGGCGGATTTCACCATGAAGTCGCCCAGTTTAGAGGTCGGCTTATGGATGCCCGGCGTATCGAGGAACACGATCTGAGAGTTGTCTTTCGTATAAACGCCGTGGATTTTGTTCCGCGTCGTTTGCGGCTTATCGGACATAATGGCGATTTTCTGGCCGATGACTTCGTTGATCAAAGTCGATTTGCCAACGTTCGGCCTGCCGATGATCGCCACGAAGCCGGAATGGTACTTATCTTTGGATCCTTTGGAACCTGTTGTCGTTGTTGCTTTCATAGGTGGTCTAATGTCCCCTTCCAGGCATTAAGCAAATAAATTAAGCTTTGTGTAATTGCGCCGACGAGAATGCGCCCGGCAGCAGTTCGGCAACCGTCGATATCCGCCAGTCGCCTTTCATATTCCCCATGATAACGGGCATGTCCGGCGGGCAAAGCTCAATGAGCACCTGCCGGCATACGCCGCAGGGCGTAATCGGATCGTCCGTTTCGCCGACGACCGCGATCGCTTCGAAGCTGCGTGCCTCGTGACCGTCTGCGATAGCCCGGTACAATGCCGTGCGTTCCGCGCAGTTCGTTGGACTATACGCCGCGTTCTCGACGTTGCAGCCGGCATGAACGCCGCCTTCCGCATCCAGCAGCGCTGCGCCGACTTGGAAATGCGAATAAGGCACATAGGCGCGT
It encodes:
- the glyS gene encoding glycine--tRNA ligase subunit beta, which translates into the protein MAKDLLLEIGLEEVPARFVRGAMNQLKEKTAKWLETSRIGHGEIEAYGTPRRIALLIRDVEEKQADVSEEVKGPSRKIALSEQGEWSKAALGFARSQGVEPSDFFFKEVGGVEYIYANKSSIGTVTADVLPEGLTSLITSMSFPKNMRWGSYDLRFVRPIKWLVALFGDEIVPLEITAVQSGRTTRGHRFLGTETEIPSPADYVSRLKEQHVIADTAERESLIVGQINALAAEKGWHIAIKEDLLEEVVFLVEYPNVLFGTFDESFLNIPQEVLITSMREHQRYFPVLDGNGKLLPYFVTVRNGDRTSIENVAKGNEKVLRARLSDAKFFYAEDQKLAINDALAKLENIVYHEELGTVADKVRRIVATTGKLASALGMDAEASADATRTAAICKFDLVTQMVYEFPELQGIMGEDYARKAGEREAVAKAINEHYQPRFAGDRAPASIVGAVVSLADKIDTIVGCFSIGIIPTGSQDPYALRRQAAGIVQIVLAHGLKLPLGTMFDLSLEVHGDRGMKRNADEVRKDLYEFFALRVKNVLTEQSVRYDVVDAVMAVGYNDLRQTVDRAAAVTAAAAGDRREEFKTVVDALGRVCNLASKAAASNEVDPSLFADDVEGALYSAWTTVRDDVTRLVQQGDAAAAIAKLAGLKAPINAYFDSVMVMAEDEAVRKNRLATLASIAGSVTQVADFAKLVW
- a CDS encoding YqzL family protein; amino-acid sequence: MRNFSWKYFTLTGDVEAFMLYREMEQQAETNADSHDEEGEEASESDGTS
- the cdd gene encoding cytidine deaminase, which produces MSENFENQKQTLPDNYRHLMDRAIEARKRAYVPYSHFQVGAALLDAEGGVHAGCNVENAAYSPTNCAERTALYRAIADGHEARSFEAIAVVGETDDPITPCGVCRQVLIELCPPDMPVIMGNMKGDWRISTVAELLPGAFSSAQLHKA
- a CDS encoding YaiI/YqxD family protein; this translates as MTAIPTIVVDADACPVKREIVEIARTHGVPVLMVASHDHRLQAENGVSIMQVDRSDQSVDLYIANHIKRGDIVVTQDFGLATIVLAKGSIALSCRGQQYDDSNIDYLMERRHELAKRRRGGGRTKGPKAMTDEDRIRFQQKLTKVLESRQENAEP
- the era gene encoding GTPase Era; the encoded protein is MKATTTTGSKGSKDKYHSGFVAIIGRPNVGKSTLINEVIGQKIAIMSDKPQTTRNKIHGVYTKDNSQIVFLDTPGIHKPTSKLGDFMVKSAIGTLGEVDAALFLIDASEGLGGGDRFIIEALKKVKTPIILVMNKIDKIEPEALLPLIVQYKDLHDFAEIVPISALEGNNVNTLLKVLAGYLPEGPQYYPADQVTDHPEQFVCAELVREKILHLTREEVPHSIAVAIEDMKVQENGVVYIGAVIYVERDSQKGIVIGKQGALLKQVGKEARRDIETLLGSRVFLELWVKVKKDWRNQERVLKDLGFRND
- the recO gene encoding DNA repair protein RecO, whose translation is MQVRVEGIVIRSMDYGEGNKIVTLLTNTHGKAGVIIRGAKKIKSRHGSLSQLFTHGEYLFFRNSGLGTLTHGEIIESHHILREQLDLTAYSSYAAELVDRALQEEDASAFIYEQLKACLNAFAEGKDLLVTIQLFEMKILQAAGYGPEFGECVSCGNTVGAMALSAHAGGVLCSRCTYKDAQAFPLSESALKLLRLYQRMDLRRLGNIQVKDETKQQLKGAMRLLMDAHIGIPLKSRSFLDQMDRYSI
- a CDS encoding pyruvate, water dikinase regulatory protein; this translates as MAADSQPEVIIYVVSDSAGDTGELVVRAAVAQFHPIQTDIRRAPFVHDEASLERFVRLAKEHNAIMLYTLVLPGLRERMVELAEQYGVTAIDLLGSLIQSLEKKTERKARQEPGLNHVLDENYFRKVEAVEFAVKYDDMRDTTGILKADIVLVGVSRTSKTPLSMYLAHKQFKVANVPLIPEVGPPPELFQIPKEKVVGLTIDVRYLNGIRKERLKALGLPDSASYAKTERIEFELQFAASIMEQIGCMVIDVSHKAVEETASLILEYVESV
- the glyQ gene encoding glycine--tRNA ligase subunit alpha — protein: MNFQNMILTLQQFWAEQNCILVQPYDTEKGAGTMNPMTFLRSIGPEPWNVAYVEPSRRPADGRYGENPNRLYQHHQFQVILKPSPDNIQELYLESLKRLGIDPLHHDIRFVEDNWESPTLGAWGLGWEVWLNGMEITQFTYFQQVGGIDANPVAVEITYGMERLASYIQEKENVFDLEWVDGVTYGDVFLQPEFEHSKYTFETSDAAMLFSLFNMYEEEAKKTMEHKLVFPAYDYVLKCSHTFNLLDARGAISVTERTGYIMRVRNLARACAATYLEERERLGFPLLKKGVNVNG
- the rpoD gene encoding RNA polymerase sigma factor RpoD, which gives rise to MANDQHTELDTEQKLELVKEQLIEHGKKRSSLTYKEIMEKLSPFDQDPEQIDEFFEQLDDIGIEVVNENDDLPISNRDDQEREHDDFNFDDDLALPPGIKINDPVRMYLKEIGRVPLLSADDEVELAKRIEHGDEEAKRRLAEANLRLVVSIAKRYVGRGMLFLDLIQEGNMGLIKAVEKFDHTKGYKFSTYATWWIRQAITRAIADQARTIRIPVHMVETINKLVRVSRQLLQELGREPSPEEIAAEMDLSTEKVREIMKIAQEPVSLETPIGEEDDSHLGDFIEDQEALAPADAAAYELLKEQLEDVLDTLTEREENVLRLRFGLDDGRTRTLEEVGKVFGVTRERIRQIEAKALRKLRHPSRSKRLKDFLE
- the dnaG gene encoding DNA primase, encoding MAYEKIPDSVIEAVLKHHDIVETVGKYVHLSKHGKYLKGLCPFHSEKSPSFTVTPEKGIFYCYGCGKGGNAIKFIEEIEEYSFPEAIRVMAEEAGIPMAWSGSQDGARNEGNGERDKLVQAHELAAKMYHYLLMNTTHGQPALKYLRERGVTDKQIDQFLIGYAPPEWDLIARFLEKREFDSSLMEKGGLLIGKQDKSGYIDRFRDRIMFPIWNRDGKVIAFAGRMLGEGQPKYLNSPETMLFNKSRNLYNFNQARVALRKSRRVVLFEGYMDVIKAWSAGVHNGVASMGTSLTEEHAAVLQRNADDAVICYDGDNAGQAAALKTIPILEKAGLRVQVALLPKGMDPDEYIEQQGAQAFMREVIEHPVSATKFKLLYAKKNHILLEEEGQKNYLLEAVRIIAVLDSPTEREFYLKELSREFDMSLDSLKQDCFAQRQQLQKMKPQRDNNDNSWNNGRNENRENRRTSSAPHVMPAYQVAERKLLAQMLQSADIANSVHQKLGEAFHVEDHAALAAYLYAYYAQGHDPDVSRFIASLQDDRLERAAASILMMDDDMPFDEQLLDDYVNEIVKVPKLREIEQKKEAMVRAERSGDMLKAAQIASEIIALERQLKGR